The following coding sequences lie in one Numida meleagris isolate 19003 breed g44 Domestic line chromosome Z, NumMel1.0, whole genome shotgun sequence genomic window:
- the HTR1A gene encoding 5-hydroxytryptamine receptor 1A: protein MDVANNTTSPERSPEGADGPGLADVTLGYQLLTSLLLGTLILCAVSGNACVIAAIALERSLQTVANYLIGSLAVTDLMVSVLVLPMAALYQVLNKWTLGQVTCDIFISLDVLCCTSSILHLCAIALDRYWAITDPIDYVNKRTPRRAAVLISLTWLIGFLISIPPMLGWRTPEDRSNPDACTISKDHGYTIYSTFGAFYIPLLLMLVLYGRIFKAARFRIRKTVKKAEKKKIADTCLTLSPAALQKKSNGEPGKGWRRTVEPRIGASVNGAVRQGEGGAALEVIEVQRCSSSSKTHLPLPSEACGSPPPPSFGRRNEKNTEAKRRMALSRERKTVKTLGIIMGTFILCWLPFFIVALVLPFCDSKCYMPEWLGAVINWLGYSNSLLNPIIYAYFNKDFQSAFKKIIKCKFCRQ from the coding sequence aTGGATGTGGCCAACAACACTACCTCCCCAGAACGCTCCCCCGAGGGGGCAGATGGCCCCGGCCTCGCCGACGTGACCCTAGGCTACCAGCtgctcacctccctgctcctgggcACGCTCATCCTGTGCGCCGTGAGTGGTAACGCCTGCGTGATCGCGGCCATCGCCCTGGAGCGCTCCCTGCAAACCGTGGCCAACTATCTCATCGGCTCGCTGGCCGTCACCGACCTCATGGTGTCCGTGCTCGTGCTGCCCATGGCGGCCCTCTACCAGGTACTGAACAAGTGGACGCTGGGGCAGGTCACCTGCGATATCTTCATCTCGCTGGACGTGCTGTGCTGCACCTCTTCCATCCTGCACCTGTGCGCCATCGCCTTGGACAGGTACTGGGCCATCACGGACCCCATCGACTATGTCAACAAGCGGACTCCCCGCCGGGCCGCCGTGCTCATCAGCCTGACCTGGCTCATCGGCTTCTTGATATCCATCCCCCCCATGTTGGGCTGGAGGACGCCCGAGGACCGCTCAAACCCCGACGCCTGCACTATCAGCAAGGACCACGGGTACACCATCTACTCCACCTTCGGCGCCTTCTACATCCCGCTGCTCCTCATGCTGGTGCTCTACGGCCGCATCTTCAAGGCGGCCCGCTTCAGGATTCGCAAGACAGTCAAGAAAGCGGAGAAGAAGAAAATCGCCGACACCTGCCTCACCCTCTCCCCGGCCgccctgcagaagaaaagcaacgGGGAGCCCGGCAAGGGCTGGCGGCGGACTGTGGAGCCCCGGATCGGCGCCTCTGTCAACGGCGCGGTGCGACAGGGCGAGGGCGGGGCGGCCCTGGAGGTCATCGAGGTGCagcgctgcagcagctcctccaagACTCACCTGCCGCTGCCCAGCGAAGCGTGCggctccccgccgcccccctCCTTCGGGAGGCGCAACGAGAAGAACACGGAGGCCAAGCGGAGGATGGCTCTATCCCGGGAGAGGAAGACTGTCAAGACCCTGGGCATCATTATGGGCACCTTCATCCTCTGCTGGCTGCCGTTCTTCATCGTGGCGTTGGTCCTGCCCTTTTGTGACAGTAAGTGCTACATGCCCGAGTGGCTGGGGGCAGTCATCAACTGGCTGGGCTACTCCAACTCCCTCCTCAACCCCATCATCTATGCCTACTTCAACAAAGACTTCCAAAgtgcttttaagaaaattatCAAGTGCAAATTTTGCCGGCAGTGA